One window of Desulfobacteraceae bacterium genomic DNA carries:
- a CDS encoding NAD(+)/NADH kinase — translation MAKRIGLVVKNDPEAGRKADAFEEWLKFRGCTVVRKESTLPINRRISEGAAPPAPADLFCVFVLGGDGTFLSAVRWIGDQPIPILGVKLGEVGFLAEITEDDLFNAADRILAEPFSTQSRMRLLVRVLRQGKEVIRETVLNDIVINKGALARLANIRTSIDDHYLTTFRADGLIISTPTGSTAYSLAAGGPVVHPAVPGILITPICPFTLTNRPVIVPEEVCIMLQLDADSADIMLTFDGQAGLDIDGNDRIIVTKGCHPVRMITLPGQNYFDILKAKLRWSGGRV, via the coding sequence TTGGCGAAGCGGATCGGTTTGGTGGTCAAAAATGACCCGGAGGCCGGCAGGAAGGCGGATGCCTTCGAGGAGTGGCTCAAATTTCGGGGGTGTACGGTGGTCCGCAAGGAGAGCACCCTGCCGATCAACCGGCGGATTTCCGAAGGCGCCGCCCCCCCGGCGCCGGCGGATCTTTTCTGCGTTTTCGTGCTGGGCGGCGACGGCACTTTCTTAAGCGCCGTGCGGTGGATCGGGGATCAGCCCATCCCGATTCTGGGGGTAAAACTGGGAGAAGTCGGTTTTCTGGCCGAGATAACCGAGGACGACCTGTTCAACGCGGCCGATCGGATTCTCGCGGAGCCCTTTTCAACCCAGTCGCGCATGCGCCTGCTGGTGCGCGTGCTGCGCCAGGGCAAGGAGGTGATTCGCGAAACGGTCCTAAACGACATCGTGATCAACAAGGGCGCACTGGCGCGCCTGGCCAACATCCGGACCTCCATCGACGATCATTACCTCACCACCTTCCGCGCTGACGGTCTGATCATCTCGACCCCCACCGGCTCCACCGCCTATTCCCTGGCGGCGGGCGGCCCGGTGGTCCACCCGGCGGTTCCCGGCATCCTGATTACGCCGATCTGCCCCTTCACCCTCACCAACCGGCCGGTGATCGTCCCGGAAGAGGTCTGCATCATGCTTCAGTTGGACGCCGACTCGGCGGATATCATGCTGACCTTTGACGGCCAGGCCGGCCTCGACATCGACGGCAACGACAGGATCATCGTCACCAAGGGCTGCCACCCCGTCCGGATGATCACCCTGCCCGGACAGAA
- a CDS encoding branched-chain amino acid ABC transporter substrate-binding protein, whose translation MLKRHSRVLAISIAGMLAITLVVACSQKEETVVVQKEEVKPVKIAVVGPHSGDLASYGIPTVRAAELVMERRNALCGVNGRSIELVVEDDVCKPEIATSSATKVAGEGVHAVLGHICSGATKAALGIYKDTNLVAMSPSATNPALTQSGDYPNFFRTIASDDAQAKLEVEFALGVLKVSKIAVLHDKGDYGKGLAEFAKGFIEADSRGEVVLYEGVTPGAVDYSAVVNKIDQSGAEAVIFGGYHPEASKIVSQMRKKGMTTIFISDDGVKDDTFIKVAGEYAEGVYATGPMDTTNNPLAIEAVEAHKKKYGEDPGAFFLNAYAAAQALINAVEKSCSTDYNDIVNVLRNEWVATPLGIIKFDERGDAIGVGFAMYQVKNGAYEEVI comes from the coding sequence ATGTTAAAACGTCATTCTCGTGTTTTGGCAATATCAATTGCAGGCATGCTGGCCATTACCCTTGTTGTCGCATGTTCGCAAAAGGAAGAAACTGTGGTCGTTCAAAAAGAAGAAGTCAAGCCGGTTAAAATTGCCGTAGTGGGACCCCACAGCGGTGACTTGGCTTCTTATGGAATTCCCACCGTGCGTGCGGCCGAGTTAGTAATGGAACGGCGCAATGCCCTATGCGGTGTCAACGGCCGATCCATTGAGTTGGTAGTGGAAGATGATGTCTGCAAGCCTGAAATAGCCACCAGTTCGGCTACCAAGGTCGCCGGCGAAGGCGTCCATGCCGTATTGGGCCACATCTGTTCGGGCGCCACCAAGGCTGCCTTGGGAATCTACAAAGACACAAACCTCGTGGCCATGTCGCCGTCAGCCACCAACCCGGCCCTTACCCAGAGCGGCGACTATCCCAATTTCTTCCGCACAATTGCCTCGGATGATGCCCAGGCAAAGCTGGAAGTGGAATTTGCCTTAGGCGTTTTGAAAGTCTCAAAGATTGCCGTGCTGCACGACAAGGGCGATTACGGCAAAGGATTGGCCGAATTTGCCAAAGGCTTCATCGAAGCCGATTCGCGCGGTGAAGTGGTCTTATACGAAGGCGTTACTCCCGGAGCTGTGGATTACTCCGCGGTGGTCAATAAGATCGACCAGTCCGGTGCTGAAGCTGTCATATTTGGCGGCTATCATCCAGAAGCCTCTAAAATTGTCTCTCAAATGCGCAAAAAAGGCATGACCACCATTTTTATTTCCGATGATGGTGTTAAGGACGATACCTTTATCAAAGTGGCCGGCGAATATGCCGAAGGCGTTTATGCCACCGGTCCTATGGACACCACCAATAACCCCCTTGCCATCGAAGCCGTCGAAGCCCACAAGAAAAAGTATGGCGAGGATCCGGGCGCCTTCTTTCTGAATGCTTATGCGGCTGCTCAAGCCCTGATCAACGCGGTGGAAAAATCCTGCTCCACCGATTATAACGACATCGTCAACGTGCTGCGCAACGAGTGGGTAGCCACACCGCTGGGAATTATCAAGTTTGATGAGCGTGGGGACGCCATTGGTGTGGGTTTTGCCATGTATCAGGTCAAAAATGGTGCCTATGAAGAAGTAATATAA